One Prosthecobacter sp. SYSU 5D2 genomic window carries:
- a CDS encoding type VI secretion system tube protein Hcp, producing MAFDTYLQLEPIKGESTDDKHKNWIEVFSFSHGLSQQGSGAISGGSTRVAGKVDVQDFTITKRLDLSSPYLNKNCCQGKHLDKAVVEICKSTGQKEVFMKYTFENVVVSSINIGGGQGQEFPVETVSFSFGKVKWEYNHIDNKTGAKVANMTATHDLVKNVTT from the coding sequence ATGGCCTTCGATACCTATCTTCAACTGGAACCCATCAAAGGGGAATCCACCGATGACAAACACAAGAACTGGATTGAGGTTTTCTCATTCTCCCACGGCCTTTCCCAGCAGGGATCTGGCGCAATCAGCGGCGGATCCACCCGTGTGGCCGGCAAAGTGGACGTGCAGGACTTCACCATCACGAAGCGTCTGGACCTCAGCTCCCCTTACCTCAACAAGAACTGCTGCCAGGGCAAGCACCTTGACAAGGCCGTGGTGGAGATTTGCAAAAGCACCGGTCAGAAGGAAGTCTTCATGAAATACACCTTCGAAAACGTGGTCGTCAGCTCCATCAACATCGGTGGTGGCCAGGGCCAGGAGTTCCCGGTGGAAACCGTCTCCTTCTCCTTCGGCAAGGTGAAGTGGGAATACAACCACATTGACAACAAGACGGGTGCCAAGGTCGCCAACATGACCGCCACCCATGACCTTGTGAAGAACGTTACGACCTAG
- a CDS encoding type VI secretion system accessory protein TagJ yields the protein MTPSEEIQQQIKNGDLTAAIAATKAAIRKAPTDPELRFMLFQTLSLAADWEAASNQLVAYSELTGRQSPLPIVFNDVIHAEVRRKHVFLGQEAPTIFGEPPEWVSYLVQSLSQSAQGNPADAIRLRSEALEQAPAVSGSINGTPFEWLMDGDSRMGTLFEAIINGQYYWVPQNRLRSVTLEEPTQARDAIWAAAELSLENDARISAFIPVRYPGAAGWKSDLLKLSRETDWESPAEGFYVGLGQRVLMTNDGEFPLLDVRQIEFNAL from the coding sequence ATGACCCCGTCGGAAGAAATCCAGCAGCAGATCAAAAACGGTGATTTGACGGCTGCCATCGCTGCGACCAAAGCCGCCATCCGCAAGGCTCCCACTGACCCCGAGCTGCGCTTCATGCTTTTCCAGACCCTCAGCCTTGCGGCCGACTGGGAAGCTGCCTCCAACCAGCTCGTCGCCTATTCCGAGCTGACTGGCCGCCAGTCGCCCCTGCCCATTGTTTTTAATGATGTCATCCATGCCGAGGTCCGCCGCAAACATGTCTTTCTGGGACAGGAAGCACCCACCATTTTTGGCGAGCCGCCCGAGTGGGTGTCCTATCTCGTCCAGTCCCTGAGCCAGTCCGCCCAGGGCAACCCTGCGGATGCCATCCGTCTGCGCAGTGAAGCCCTGGAGCAGGCGCCCGCCGTCTCCGGCAGCATCAATGGCACCCCTTTTGAATGGCTGATGGATGGTGACAGCCGCATGGGCACCCTTTTTGAAGCCATCATCAACGGCCAGTACTACTGGGTGCCGCAGAACCGTCTGCGCAGCGTCACCCTGGAGGAACCGACCCAGGCACGGGATGCCATCTGGGCTGCTGCCGAGCTGTCCCTGGAAAATGACGCCCGCATCTCCGCTTTCATCCCCGTCCGCTATCCGGGTGCTGCCGGCTGGAAATCGGACCTGCTCAAGCTTTCCCGTGAAACGGACTGGGAATCCCCTGCAGAAGGTTTTTATGTCGGACTTGGCCAGCGGGTGCTGATGACAAACGATGGTGAATTTCCCCTGCTGGATGTCCGCCAGATTGAATTCAACGCCCTCTGA
- the tssE gene encoding type VI secretion system baseplate subunit TssE yields the protein MMEEAESRLPCLLDRLIDEAPGQAVGPSHRRSISLKEYRMAVLRDLRWLLNSPRHLKTEALYDYPEVARSVLNFGTRDLAGLTSSAFDPLEIESELRDAILHFEPRIIPDSLQVRLIHDAADDGKIAFEINGQLWALPYAERILFRTEMDLETGACELSIIT from the coding sequence ATGATGGAAGAAGCTGAGAGCCGCCTGCCTTGCCTGCTCGACCGGTTGATTGACGAGGCTCCGGGCCAGGCGGTGGGGCCTTCCCACCGCCGTTCCATCTCCCTGAAAGAATATCGGATGGCTGTACTCAGGGATCTGCGCTGGCTGCTCAATTCACCCCGCCATCTGAAAACGGAAGCGCTGTACGACTATCCTGAAGTCGCCCGCTCCGTCCTCAATTTCGGCACCCGCGACCTTGCTGGCCTGACCTCCTCCGCGTTTGATCCTCTGGAGATCGAATCGGAGCTGAGGGATGCCATCCTGCACTTTGAGCCGCGCATCATCCCGGATTCCCTCCAGGTCAGGCTGATCCATGATGCTGCGGATGACGGCAAAATCGCTTTCGAGATCAATGGCCAGCTCTGGGCGCTGCCTTATGCGGAGCGTATTCTTTTCCGCACGGAGATGGACCTGGAGACGGGAGCCTGTGAGCTTTCCATCATCACATGA
- the tssF gene encoding type VI secretion system baseplate subunit TssF: MNRAFLELYNEELRHIRERAAEFAASYPKIAGRLALDKEARDACPDPFVERLLEGFAYLAARVQLKLEAEFPRFTQGILETVYPDYMAPWPSATIVRLEPKWNDKALMEGALVPRGTRLNSLRLKEESTTCTFVTSHDVRLCPFKIEETKKGAEYHTRTVGELNVAKFCPNPRAALRIRLQLHAPDDQSISQVDCDRLVFYIHGEDHLPATVLEEIFAHAQGVLLCEPGDVRHRHSTWLTTEALEHVGFAENESMLPVSPRSFEGHRILREHFMLPQRNLFFAIKGVKAALARLPGREVDLIIPLAERKENMVDFVSGKLFQLNCTPAINLFPKRSDRVPISPGFTEYQVVMDRLRMLDYEVHTVLEVNGYGRTSSEEQKFHPFYLRPAHHPNLGGFYSVNRLQRTLSENEKKFGAKSTYAGSEVFLTLVDPTAAPFSPKLEQLGITALCTNRHLPLSMPKGIGETDFIPEEHLPVRTIRCLAGPTVPRPSFAEGRHAWRAISHLSLNYLSLVEKGPDGAESLRQLLRLYTLNLPSQTIIDGILGIESKPSLARSPGGGPVVFIRGIDITLTLDEDRYAGSGIFPLASVLDQFLARQVSLNSFTRLTLKTAQRKEVMSWPPRVGKIPIV; the protein is encoded by the coding sequence ATGAACCGCGCCTTTCTAGAGCTGTACAACGAGGAACTGCGCCACATCCGTGAGCGCGCAGCGGAATTTGCCGCCTCCTACCCGAAGATCGCCGGCCGCCTGGCGCTGGACAAGGAGGCGCGCGATGCCTGCCCGGACCCGTTTGTGGAACGGCTGCTGGAAGGCTTCGCCTACCTGGCTGCGCGTGTGCAGCTCAAGCTGGAGGCGGAGTTTCCCCGCTTCACGCAGGGCATTCTAGAGACGGTTTACCCGGACTACATGGCCCCGTGGCCCTCTGCCACCATTGTGCGGCTGGAGCCCAAATGGAATGACAAAGCCCTCATGGAAGGGGCACTGGTGCCCCGTGGTACGCGGCTGAATTCTCTGCGGCTCAAAGAGGAATCTACCACCTGCACCTTTGTCACTTCCCACGATGTCAGGCTCTGCCCGTTCAAAATTGAAGAAACGAAAAAAGGTGCGGAATACCATACCCGCACGGTGGGTGAGCTGAACGTGGCCAAGTTCTGCCCGAATCCCCGTGCCGCCCTGCGCATCCGGCTGCAGCTCCACGCCCCTGATGACCAGTCCATCAGCCAGGTGGACTGTGACCGGCTGGTTTTCTACATCCATGGTGAGGACCATCTGCCCGCCACGGTGCTGGAAGAAATATTCGCCCATGCGCAGGGTGTGCTGCTGTGTGAGCCGGGGGATGTGCGCCACCGCCACAGCACGTGGCTCACGACGGAGGCGCTGGAGCATGTGGGCTTTGCCGAAAACGAGTCCATGCTGCCCGTCAGCCCACGCAGCTTTGAAGGCCACCGCATCCTGCGCGAGCATTTCATGCTGCCGCAGCGGAACCTCTTCTTTGCCATCAAGGGCGTGAAAGCCGCGCTGGCCCGGCTGCCAGGCCGGGAGGTGGACCTGATCATCCCGCTGGCTGAGCGGAAAGAGAACATGGTGGACTTTGTCTCAGGGAAGCTTTTCCAGCTCAACTGCACCCCGGCCATCAATCTCTTTCCCAAACGCTCAGACCGCGTCCCGATCAGCCCCGGCTTTACTGAATACCAGGTGGTCATGGACCGCCTGCGCATGCTGGATTATGAGGTTCATACCGTCCTGGAGGTCAACGGCTACGGCCGGACCTCCTCCGAAGAGCAGAAATTCCACCCCTTCTATCTGCGGCCAGCCCATCATCCAAACCTGGGCGGTTTTTATTCGGTCAACCGCCTGCAGCGCACGCTGTCGGAGAATGAAAAGAAATTCGGCGCCAAGTCAACCTATGCAGGCAGCGAGGTGTTTCTGACCCTGGTGGATCCCACGGCGGCACCGTTTTCCCCCAAGCTGGAGCAGCTCGGCATCACGGCGCTGTGCACCAACCGCCACCTCCCGCTGAGCATGCCCAAAGGCATTGGGGAAACCGACTTCATCCCGGAGGAGCACCTCCCCGTGCGCACCATCCGCTGCCTGGCCGGTCCCACCGTCCCACGCCCCTCCTTCGCCGAAGGCCGCCATGCCTGGCGGGCCATCAGCCATCTTTCGCTGAACTATCTCTCCCTGGTGGAAAAAGGCCCCGATGGAGCTGAATCGCTGCGGCAGCTTCTGCGGCTGTACACGCTGAACCTCCCCAGCCAGACGATCATTGACGGCATTCTGGGCATCGAGAGCAAGCCCTCCCTGGCCCGCAGTCCTGGCGGCGGTCCTGTGGTCTTCATCCGCGGCATTGACATCACGCTGACGCTGGATGAGGACCGCTACGCCGGCAGCGGCATTTTCCCTCTCGCCAGTGTTCTGGATCAATTTTTGGCGCGCCAGGTTTCCCTGAACAGCTTCACCCGCCTGACGTTGAAAACCGCACAAAGGAAGGAGGTGATGTCATGGCCTCCCCGGGTCGGGAAGATCCCCATCGTCTGA
- the tssG gene encoding type VI secretion system baseplate subunit TssG, whose protein sequence is MASPGREDPHRLIQELCAEPWKYDFFQGLRAIECAFEDKPRIGRSRTLRDDPLRFGQLLSLSFATSTLAQPQLENQAQKLTVRFMGLTGPHGPLPLRLTEFMRNRLRGIYDSDIQGTAADIGVENGVASPRDSTLAEFIDIFHHRMISLFYRAWAVSQKTVDFDREEDRFFAEWIACLFGTGLPEMDGLDSIPTWQKLPFAGHLANQTRHSSGLEGVLADAFATRAEVLNLTGHWVTIPADQRCYLGRSRALGTLGQSCVVGSVIWDRHMKFSVLLGPMSLSQFETFAPGGSSHQPLHDWIAFYTRREFYWEASILLKKEEVPKISLGQTGRLGYTTWLSSLPFKHDPGDYHIRGGGLTPAENS, encoded by the coding sequence ATGGCCTCCCCGGGTCGGGAAGATCCCCATCGTCTGATCCAGGAGCTGTGCGCAGAGCCTTGGAAGTATGATTTCTTCCAGGGCCTGCGTGCCATTGAATGCGCCTTTGAGGACAAGCCGCGCATCGGCCGCTCCCGCACTCTGCGGGATGATCCCCTGCGCTTTGGCCAGCTCCTGTCATTGAGCTTTGCCACCTCCACCCTGGCCCAGCCGCAACTGGAAAACCAGGCGCAAAAGCTCACGGTGCGGTTCATGGGCCTCACCGGTCCCCACGGCCCGCTGCCTCTTCGCCTCACCGAATTCATGCGCAACCGGCTGCGCGGCATCTACGATTCCGACATTCAGGGCACCGCCGCAGACATCGGGGTGGAGAACGGAGTCGCCTCGCCGCGGGATTCCACCCTGGCGGAGTTTATTGACATCTTCCACCACCGGATGATCTCCCTGTTCTACCGCGCCTGGGCCGTGTCCCAGAAAACGGTGGATTTTGACCGCGAGGAAGACCGCTTTTTTGCCGAGTGGATCGCCTGCCTGTTCGGCACTGGACTGCCCGAGATGGACGGGCTGGACTCCATCCCCACCTGGCAGAAGCTGCCCTTTGCCGGCCATCTGGCCAATCAAACCCGGCATTCCAGCGGTCTGGAAGGCGTCCTCGCAGATGCCTTTGCCACCCGTGCCGAGGTGCTGAATCTCACCGGTCACTGGGTGACGATCCCGGCCGACCAGCGCTGCTACCTGGGCCGCTCCAGGGCGCTGGGCACGCTCGGCCAGTCATGCGTCGTCGGCTCTGTGATCTGGGACCGGCACATGAAGTTCAGTGTACTTCTTGGCCCGATGTCGCTCAGCCAGTTTGAAACCTTTGCCCCTGGCGGGTCCAGCCATCAGCCGCTGCATGACTGGATCGCCTTTTACACCCGGCGCGAGTTTTATTGGGAGGCCTCCATCCTGCTAAAAAAAGAGGAAGTGCCGAAAATAAGTCTTGGCCAGACGGGGCGGCTTGGTTACACCACATGGCTGAGCAGTCTGCCCTTTAAGCATGATCCCGGTGACTACCATATCCGTGGCGGAGGTTTGACCCCTGCGGAGAATTCCTGA
- the tssH gene encoding type VI secretion system ATPase TssH, giving the protein MSEIRPGDLFGRLNRLGYKSMESAATFCKLRGNPKVELIHFLHQVLNEQDSDVHRIIQHFGIDTSKLSTHMQRSLDMLPRGASSISGFAQTLREAVEQGWVYGSLMYKQGKVRTGHIFVGVLKNPGLSGHLQVISDEFRKIKVDPLTDELPQIIGGSPEDDMTETVGAGAAPGEGSGAVQGDSKQGSSLAQYSVDLTDRARKGEIDPILGRDEEIRQIVDILMRRRQNNPILTGEAGVGKTAVVEGFALRIASGDVPPALRDVTLRTLDLGMLQAGASMKGEFEERLKKVIEEVQASPKPIILFIDEAHTLIGAGGQAGQQDAANLLKPALARGTLRTIAATTWAEYKKYFEKDPALTRRFQVIKVEEPDVEKAVRMIRGLAPVLEKHHKVPVLDSALESAARLSGRYIPSRQLPDKAVSLIDTACARVAISQHATPASVEDATRLIEVLKAELDILDREGAIGLDHQKRKADIAEKVAAEEQRLAGLTARWEQEKGLVLKLLAARADLQKPDEEGQASDKAGILEGCLSIEKELADIQGENPLVFPHVDEQAVAAVISDWTGIPIGRMVKNEIEQTLKLADILERRVIGQRHALNTIARRVQTSRARLDNPNRPIGVFMLAGPSGTGKTETALSLAETLFGDESSLIAINMSEFQESHTVSTLKGAPPGYVGYGEGGKLTEAVRRRPYSVVLLDEVEKAHPDVHEIFFQVFDKGWMEDGEGRFIDFKNTLIILTSNAAQDVVTSLCKDPDLMPDAEALEKAMRTPLTKVFPDALLNRLVVVPYYPISQEMLRTIIKLNLRKVEKRILENHGIPFTYDDSVLELIAQRCGELERGARLVDALITNTLLPEIGREFLTRLMDGQQLDKVNVGVKDGEFSFEF; this is encoded by the coding sequence ATGTCCGAAATCCGTCCTGGTGATCTCTTTGGCAGGCTTAACCGCCTGGGTTACAAGTCCATGGAAAGTGCCGCCACTTTCTGCAAGCTTAGGGGCAACCCCAAGGTGGAGCTCATCCACTTCCTGCACCAGGTGCTCAATGAGCAGGACAGTGACGTGCACCGCATCATCCAGCACTTCGGCATTGATACCTCCAAGCTCAGCACCCACATGCAGCGCTCCCTGGACATGCTACCGCGCGGGGCCAGCAGCATCAGCGGCTTCGCCCAGACCCTCCGGGAGGCGGTCGAGCAGGGCTGGGTGTATGGATCCCTGATGTACAAGCAGGGCAAGGTGCGCACCGGCCATATCTTCGTCGGTGTCCTGAAGAATCCCGGCCTCAGCGGCCACCTCCAGGTCATCAGCGATGAGTTCCGCAAAATCAAAGTGGACCCCCTGACCGACGAACTGCCCCAAATCATCGGCGGCTCTCCGGAAGATGACATGACGGAGACCGTCGGTGCCGGGGCCGCCCCTGGGGAGGGCAGCGGTGCTGTGCAGGGAGATTCCAAGCAGGGCAGTTCCCTCGCCCAATACTCGGTGGACCTAACTGACCGCGCCCGCAAAGGCGAGATTGATCCCATCCTGGGCCGGGATGAGGAGATCCGCCAGATCGTGGACATCCTGATGCGCCGCCGGCAGAACAACCCCATCCTCACGGGGGAGGCTGGCGTCGGCAAGACAGCTGTGGTGGAAGGTTTTGCGCTCCGCATCGCCAGCGGGGATGTACCGCCCGCGCTCCGCGATGTCACCCTGCGCACGCTGGACCTGGGCATGCTCCAGGCCGGAGCCAGCATGAAGGGCGAATTTGAAGAACGCCTAAAAAAAGTCATCGAGGAAGTCCAGGCCTCTCCCAAGCCAATCATCCTGTTCATTGATGAAGCCCACACCCTCATCGGAGCGGGCGGCCAGGCCGGCCAGCAGGACGCGGCCAACCTGCTCAAACCCGCGCTCGCCCGCGGCACCTTGCGCACCATCGCCGCCACGACCTGGGCGGAGTATAAAAAGTACTTTGAAAAGGATCCCGCCCTGACCCGCCGCTTCCAGGTCATCAAGGTGGAGGAGCCGGATGTCGAAAAAGCCGTCCGCATGATCCGCGGCCTGGCCCCGGTGCTGGAAAAACACCACAAGGTTCCCGTGCTGGATTCCGCCCTGGAATCCGCCGCCCGCCTCTCCGGCCGCTACATCCCATCCCGCCAGCTTCCGGACAAGGCCGTCAGCCTCATTGACACCGCCTGTGCCCGCGTGGCCATCAGCCAGCACGCCACCCCCGCCTCCGTGGAGGATGCCACCCGCCTCATCGAGGTGCTGAAGGCCGAGCTGGACATCCTGGACCGTGAAGGCGCCATCGGCCTGGACCACCAGAAACGCAAAGCTGACATTGCCGAAAAAGTGGCCGCTGAAGAGCAGCGCCTCGCCGGTCTGACCGCCCGCTGGGAGCAGGAAAAAGGCCTGGTCCTCAAGCTCCTCGCCGCCCGCGCCGACCTGCAGAAGCCTGATGAAGAAGGCCAGGCCAGCGACAAGGCCGGCATCCTGGAAGGCTGCCTCAGCATTGAAAAAGAGCTGGCCGATATCCAGGGGGAAAACCCCCTCGTCTTCCCGCATGTGGATGAGCAGGCGGTGGCCGCCGTCATCTCAGACTGGACCGGCATCCCCATCGGCCGCATGGTGAAAAACGAGATCGAGCAGACCCTGAAGCTGGCGGACATCCTGGAGCGCCGCGTCATTGGCCAGCGCCACGCGCTGAACACCATCGCCCGCCGTGTGCAGACCAGCCGCGCCCGCCTGGACAATCCCAACCGGCCCATCGGCGTCTTCATGCTCGCCGGCCCTTCCGGCACCGGCAAAACGGAGACCGCTCTCAGCCTCGCGGAAACCCTCTTTGGCGATGAAAGCAGCCTCATCGCCATCAACATGAGCGAGTTTCAGGAGTCACACACGGTCTCCACCCTGAAAGGCGCACCTCCCGGATATGTTGGTTACGGGGAAGGGGGCAAGCTTACCGAGGCCGTCCGCCGCCGCCCCTATTCCGTCGTGCTTCTGGATGAAGTGGAAAAAGCCCACCCGGACGTCCATGAGATCTTCTTCCAGGTCTTCGACAAAGGCTGGATGGAAGACGGTGAAGGCCGCTTCATTGACTTCAAAAACACCCTCATCATCCTGACCAGCAACGCCGCCCAGGACGTCGTCACCAGCCTGTGCAAAGACCCTGACCTGATGCCGGATGCCGAGGCTCTGGAAAAGGCCATGCGCACCCCGCTGACCAAGGTCTTCCCGGACGCGCTGCTGAACCGCCTCGTCGTCGTCCCTTATTACCCCATCAGCCAGGAGATGCTGCGTACCATCATCAAGCTGAACCTCCGCAAGGTGGAAAAACGCATCCTGGAAAACCATGGCATCCCCTTCACTTACGACGACTCCGTCCTGGAGCTCATCGCCCAGCGTTGTGGCGAGCTGGAGCGCGGCGCCCGCCTGGTGGATGCTCTCATCACCAACACCCTCCTCCCCGAAATCGGCCGCGAATTCCTGACCCGCCTCATGGACGGCCAGCAGCTCGACAAGGTCAACGTCGGCGTCAAAGACGGCGAGTTCAGCTTTGAGTTTTAA
- a CDS encoding T6SS effector amidase Tae4 family protein, translated as MSYTPANSGNKVLPTYAELEKHYPVDPQGNILRVGGNCAIYENQCAIRMSTALQAAGFPLDGGFATNWGPVCLVNQTSLARGAKPLADYIWRTFGAPVTLDTSSSATISGKKGIVYFDQQGSDNNIIVYRHIDLWDGTKTKGYNPFGTGSSKVWFWLLP; from the coding sequence ATGTCTTATACACCCGCTAATTCTGGCAACAAAGTTCTTCCCACCTATGCGGAACTTGAAAAGCATTATCCAGTGGATCCTCAGGGCAACATCCTTCGAGTAGGAGGAAATTGCGCAATCTACGAGAATCAATGTGCAATTCGTATGAGCACCGCCTTGCAAGCGGCTGGCTTCCCTTTGGATGGCGGCTTTGCAACTAATTGGGGGCCTGTGTGTCTTGTAAATCAAACCAGTCTGGCCAGAGGAGCCAAGCCGTTGGCTGATTATATTTGGCGCACTTTCGGTGCACCAGTCACCTTGGATACCAGCTCATCAGCAACGATATCGGGGAAAAAGGGGATCGTTTACTTTGATCAACAAGGGTCAGACAACAATATTATCGTTTACCGTCACATTGACCTTTGGGACGGCACTAAGACGAAAGGTTACAATCCGTTCGGTACAGGTTCGTCAAAAGTTTGGTTCTGGCTGCTGCCATAA